From one Cherax quadricarinatus isolate ZL_2023a chromosome 49, ASM3850222v1, whole genome shotgun sequence genomic stretch:
- the Rpi gene encoding ribose-5-phosphate isomerase, which yields MILHQLSQNLKGKIGGTFSLSGVQRSHRAVPGSAMDQVESSKKAAAYKAVDNHVKDAYRVGIGSGSTVVYAVERLAQRVHKEGLKVLCIPTSFQARQLIINHDLELSDLEITPQLDVAIDGADEADAKLTLIKGGGGCHLQEKIVAAAAKLFIVVADYRKDSTALGEQWTKGIPIEVVPMAYRTVQLKIELELGGKAVLRQAKAKAGPVVTDNGNFIVDWVFDRTYDWQKVNQQIKMIPGVVETGLFVGMAKIAYFGMEDGSVKEREV from the exons ATGATCTTGCATCAATTGAGTCAAAATCTGAAGGGTAAAATTGGTGGAACTTTCTCCCTCAGCGGCGTCCAGAGGAGTCATAGAGCAGTGCCAGGGAGTGCCATGGACCAGGTGGAGAGTTCCAAGAAGGCAGCTGCCTATAAGGCAGTTGACAACCACGTCAAG GATGCTTACCGAGTTGGGATTGGCAGTGGGTCCACTGTTGTTTATGCAGTTGAAAGACTTG CTCAGCGCGTGCACAAAGAAGGACTGAAGGTGCTGTGTATTCCTACATCTTTCCAAGCTCGGCAGTTAATAATTAATCATGATCTGGAACTTTCAGATCTTGAGATCACACCTCAG CTGGACGTGGCCATTGATGGTGCCGATGAAGCAGATGCTAAATTAACCCTCATCAAGGGCGGTGGAGGATGCCACTTGCAGGAAAAAATTGTTGCTGCAGCGGCCAAACTTTTTATAGTTGTTGCAGATTACAG GAAAGACTCAACAGCCCTTGGTGAACAGTGGACAAAAGGGATTCCAATTGAGGTTGTTCCAATGGCATATCGTACTGTTCAGTTGAAAATTGAGTTGGAGCTCGGCGGAAAAGCTGTATTAAGACAAGCTAAAGCCAAAGCA GGTCCGGTTGTGACAGACAATGGTAACTTTATTGTGGACTGGGTTTTTGATCGCACATATGATTGGCAGAAAGTTAATCAGCAGATTAAGATGATTCCAG GTGTTGTGGAAACAGGTTTGTTTGTTGGAATGGCCAAGATTGCTTACTTTGGAATGGAAGATGGCTCTGTGAAGGAACGAGAAGTGTGA